In one Natronosalvus amylolyticus genomic region, the following are encoded:
- a CDS encoding ATP-binding cassette domain-containing protein yields MTGSILETVELRKQFGNLVANDGISLEIEAGEIHGIIGPNGSGKSTFFNTVTGFYDADGGDVIFDGRTITNESPDKIARSGLGRTFQIASPFRDLTVRENLLSVYTAGLGSGLRVSEDKRRRAAEILEQLEIEHIAEHEASDISGGQQKLLELGRILMLDPKCIMLDEPTAGVNPALQNRILEHLRELNEGGRTFVIIEHDMSVISGLTDRVTVFNQGRVVMQGDFETVTSDERVREAYLGEATDPDAGLAETLDASVSTGGASEAPAQAAGTNGGGGAGTVASSPGGVQTDPTATSATVVGGESTDKTLVADDIITGYGNHTVIDGVSVESRPGVTCIFGPNGSGKSTLLKALVGAVPVWSGSIHYGDTDITHTSAHENLEHGMVMLPQDGGIFGKLTVKENLLLGGYQVDDRSVREARLEHVLETFPDLEPKLGSKGHSLSGGQQMMLSFGRAMMTGSDLYLLDEPSSGLAPSLIDDVFGMAQSLVDQGAQVILVEQNVREALRIADYVYILAQGQLQFDGPAADLLDEDELVNLYLGLE; encoded by the coding sequence GTGACCGGAAGCATACTCGAGACTGTCGAGCTGCGAAAGCAGTTCGGCAACCTGGTAGCTAACGACGGGATCTCCCTCGAGATCGAAGCGGGCGAGATCCACGGTATCATCGGCCCGAACGGGAGTGGCAAGTCGACGTTTTTCAATACGGTAACGGGATTCTACGACGCTGACGGCGGTGACGTCATTTTCGACGGTCGGACGATTACGAACGAATCGCCGGACAAAATCGCCCGCAGTGGACTGGGTCGAACGTTTCAGATAGCCTCTCCGTTCCGGGATCTAACCGTCCGAGAGAACCTGTTGAGCGTCTACACGGCCGGCCTGGGATCCGGCCTTCGTGTCAGCGAGGACAAAAGACGCCGCGCAGCGGAAATTCTCGAACAACTCGAGATCGAGCACATCGCCGAACACGAAGCGAGCGATATCAGTGGTGGTCAACAGAAACTGCTCGAACTCGGTCGCATCCTGATGCTCGACCCCAAGTGTATCATGCTCGACGAACCGACGGCCGGCGTCAACCCGGCGTTGCAGAACCGTATTCTCGAGCACCTTCGTGAGCTCAATGAGGGAGGACGGACCTTCGTCATCATCGAACACGACATGAGCGTGATCTCGGGATTGACCGACCGTGTGACGGTGTTCAACCAGGGTCGGGTCGTCATGCAGGGTGATTTCGAGACCGTAACGAGTGACGAACGGGTGCGAGAGGCCTACCTCGGCGAAGCCACTGACCCGGATGCTGGACTCGCGGAGACGCTCGACGCCTCGGTCAGTACTGGGGGGGCCAGCGAGGCGCCTGCCCAGGCGGCGGGGACGAACGGCGGCGGGGGCGCTGGAACGGTCGCCAGCAGCCCAGGTGGAGTCCAGACCGATCCGACGGCCACTTCGGCAACTGTCGTCGGTGGCGAATCGACGGACAAAACGCTCGTCGCCGACGATATCATCACCGGGTACGGTAATCACACCGTCATCGATGGTGTTTCCGTCGAGAGCCGACCAGGGGTGACCTGTATTTTCGGTCCGAACGGCAGCGGGAAATCGACCCTGCTCAAAGCGCTCGTCGGTGCCGTCCCGGTCTGGTCCGGGTCGATTCACTACGGCGACACCGACATCACGCATACGAGCGCACACGAGAACCTCGAGCATGGGATGGTGATGCTCCCACAGGATGGCGGAATCTTCGGGAAGCTCACGGTCAAAGAGAACCTCCTGCTCGGTGGGTACCAGGTCGACGACCGGTCGGTTCGCGAGGCACGTCTGGAACACGTTCTCGAGACGTTCCCCGACCTCGAGCCGAAACTCGGTTCGAAGGGACACTCGCTTTCGGGCGGCCAGCAGATGATGTTGAGTTTCGGCCGGGCGATGATGACCGGATCGGACCTGTACTTGCTCGACGAACCCTCGAGTGGATTGGCTCCTTCGCTTATCGACGACGTGTTCGGGATGGCACAGTCCCTGGTCGATCAGGGTGCGCAGGTCATTCTGGTCGAACAGAACGTCCGCGAAGCGCTTCGTATCGCCGATTACGTCTACATCCTTGCCCAGGGTCAACTCCAGTTCGACGGTCCGGCAGCCGATCTCCTCGATGAGGACGAACTCGTGAATTTGTATCTCGGCCTCGAGTAA
- a CDS encoding LLM class flavin-dependent oxidoreductase produces MTERTGVLFSTRDDLELVARAETLGYESVWAAEGQGKTAFGKLERWATVTDEIGLATGIVNVFSRTPAATAQAIATLDAHSDGRAILGLGVAHPGVIEDFHGVEFDRPLARMAEYIRLVRRYLEGTPGGFDGEFFTPDRTAFWEAFDPVRADVPIYNAALGPGNVRLTGDLADGWLPNLYPLEQFETALGWLEDGAERGGRRLVDVDVAMYVLASVDDDPDRARRAAARHVATYFRDIPGFYDRVAVEAGFEAMLEAVNDAPSTDTAADAVDPAFLDMVAITGRPSKVRDRLDELRMVGVGLPIVRAPIGVDRTAVEAVLEAAAPQ; encoded by the coding sequence GTGACCGAACGAACTGGCGTCCTGTTTTCGACCCGCGACGACCTCGAACTGGTCGCACGAGCGGAGACACTCGGATACGAGAGCGTCTGGGCTGCTGAAGGGCAAGGTAAAACCGCGTTCGGCAAACTCGAGCGGTGGGCGACTGTCACCGACGAGATTGGGTTGGCGACGGGAATCGTCAACGTGTTTTCCCGAACGCCGGCGGCGACGGCTCAGGCGATTGCCACCCTCGACGCACACTCCGACGGACGAGCGATACTGGGGCTTGGCGTGGCCCATCCTGGCGTTATCGAGGACTTCCACGGCGTCGAGTTCGACCGGCCGCTCGCGCGAATGGCCGAGTACATCCGACTCGTTCGGCGATATCTCGAGGGAACGCCTGGCGGCTTCGACGGGGAGTTTTTCACTCCCGATCGAACGGCGTTCTGGGAGGCCTTCGACCCGGTTCGAGCCGATGTTCCGATCTACAACGCGGCACTCGGTCCGGGAAACGTTCGCCTGACCGGCGACCTGGCCGACGGCTGGCTTCCGAATCTCTACCCGCTCGAGCAGTTCGAAACCGCCCTGGGCTGGCTCGAAGACGGTGCCGAACGCGGCGGCCGCCGGCTCGTGGATGTCGACGTGGCGATGTACGTACTGGCGTCGGTCGACGACGACCCCGACCGGGCCAGACGCGCGGCGGCCCGTCACGTCGCAACGTACTTCCGAGACATTCCCGGTTTCTACGACCGTGTCGCGGTCGAAGCCGGGTTCGAAGCCATGCTCGAGGCCGTGAACGACGCCCCGTCGACCGACACGGCAGCCGACGCGGTCGATCCGGCGTTTCTCGATATGGTCGCGATCACCGGTCGCCCCTCCAAGGTCCGTGACCGCCTCGACGAATTGCGTATGGTCGGTGTCGGCCTTCCCATCGTGCGAGCACCGATCGGTGTCGACCGAACCGCGGTCGAAGCCGTTCTCGAGGCGGCCGCCCCACAGTAG
- the rdfA gene encoding rod-determining factor RdfA, protein MPTKVARLLEEEPLDGLGFELEQRWLGEGYERESLRALARRFNVRLLEERLSQAGQSPLDGEAENTYRLLTDDDVSAGMRIQAERELERAGIDVDRLRSSFVSHQAIHTYLTTDRELEGPGNETSPEERLEKDTDSIQRLSSRLAAVTEDTIERHASSGSIEHESVSVLVDVNVLCESCGEQYDVRTFLEEGGCGCEE, encoded by the coding sequence ATGCCAACTAAGGTGGCCCGTCTGCTCGAGGAAGAGCCACTCGACGGCCTCGGATTCGAACTCGAGCAACGGTGGCTCGGCGAGGGATACGAACGCGAAAGCTTGCGGGCACTCGCCAGGCGATTCAACGTCCGGCTCCTCGAAGAACGCCTCTCACAGGCCGGCCAATCCCCGCTCGACGGCGAAGCCGAAAACACGTACCGACTGCTCACCGACGACGACGTCAGTGCCGGGATGCGTATCCAGGCAGAACGGGAACTCGAACGTGCGGGCATCGACGTCGATAGGTTACGTTCCTCGTTCGTCTCCCATCAGGCGATTCACACCTACCTGACGACCGATCGAGAACTCGAGGGTCCGGGGAACGAGACCTCGCCTGAAGAGCGACTCGAGAAAGATACAGACTCGATTCAACGGCTCTCGAGCCGACTCGCCGCCGTCACCGAAGACACCATCGAGCGACACGCGAGTTCGGGTTCCATCGAACACGAATCCGTCTCCGTCCTCGTCGACGTGAACGTCCTGTGTGAATCCTGTGGAGAGCAGTACGACGTGCGGACGTTCCTCGAGGAAGGCGGTTGTGGCTGCGAAGAATGA
- a CDS encoding branched-chain amino acid ABC transporter permease, translating to MATDGFSQRLDGARLRYRSFTSAWYGVPIILTIIFLALAVLPFTLGLYAFGFSLGSWVSVHMLVITLVWATTAQSWNMMSGYTGQFSFGHAAFFGLGAYGTILLLSTYSLNPWIGMIIGATIAGLYGLLIGLLCFRYDLRGHYFALATLAFAELLRFTFNTVPQLGGASGFFKPLPREYAEGFGLVAFQFQETLPYYYVILAFLAIVTIVSFGIKESRLGLYLFAIREDENAAAAVGIPTFRYKLLGVTVSAFFTAWAGAFWAMYFDTIRPETVYDILINVEVLLPAIVGGVGTVIGPIVGAFIVIPFSEFARQSVDVPGFDHIVYGILLIGIVLYSPKGVVSWPSRLLSLLHEHGPYDSDLETEEELADSAPETNE from the coding sequence ATGGCAACCGATGGCTTCTCACAGCGTCTCGATGGTGCCCGCCTCCGATACCGTTCGTTTACCAGTGCCTGGTATGGCGTTCCAATCATCTTGACGATCATCTTCCTGGCGCTCGCTGTGTTGCCGTTTACGCTCGGCCTGTATGCCTTCGGGTTCAGTCTCGGCAGCTGGGTAAGCGTCCACATGCTCGTGATAACGCTCGTCTGGGCAACCACCGCTCAATCGTGGAACATGATGTCGGGCTACACGGGCCAGTTCTCGTTCGGGCATGCTGCTTTCTTCGGGCTCGGTGCCTATGGGACCATCTTGCTGTTGAGTACCTACAGTCTCAACCCGTGGATCGGGATGATTATCGGCGCGACGATTGCCGGACTGTACGGACTCCTCATCGGCCTCCTCTGTTTCAGATACGATCTTCGAGGACACTACTTCGCGCTGGCGACGCTCGCGTTCGCCGAACTACTTCGGTTTACGTTCAACACCGTCCCACAGCTCGGTGGCGCGAGTGGCTTCTTCAAACCACTGCCGCGTGAGTACGCCGAGGGGTTTGGCCTGGTTGCGTTCCAGTTCCAGGAGACGTTACCGTATTATTACGTCATTCTGGCGTTCCTGGCAATCGTCACGATCGTCTCCTTTGGAATCAAGGAGTCACGGCTTGGCCTGTATCTCTTCGCGATTCGGGAGGATGAGAACGCTGCCGCGGCTGTCGGTATCCCGACGTTCCGCTACAAACTGCTCGGCGTCACCGTGAGTGCGTTCTTCACCGCCTGGGCGGGCGCGTTCTGGGCGATGTACTTCGATACGATCCGGCCGGAAACGGTCTACGATATCCTGATCAACGTCGAAGTCCTCCTGCCCGCAATCGTGGGCGGCGTCGGCACGGTTATCGGTCCGATCGTCGGTGCCTTCATCGTGATCCCGTTCAGTGAGTTCGCCAGGCAAAGCGTCGACGTCCCCGGTTTCGATCACATCGTCTACGGGATCCTCCTGATCGGTATCGTCCTGTACAGTCCGAAGGGAGTCGTCTCGTGGCCGAGTCGGTTACTGTCGTTGTTACACGAGCACGGCCCGTACGACAGTGACCTCGAGACCGAAGAGGAATTGGCCGATTCAGCACCCGAGACGAACGAATGA
- a CDS encoding SDR family NAD(P)-dependent oxidoreductase, whose translation MNETPSEQWFGGRTAIVTGAAGGIGRACTRTLAERGCTVYACDVADLESLDEVPPNADRSTDVTEPTDASGASERSGTVHPLEADVTDQQALESVVDRADNGTGIHVLVNCAGIIDRSPIDDLEPETWSNVLEVNLTGTYNAIRAATPALRNADELGSAIVSISSMLSTVGAPERVAYSASKGGLDSMTRALAAELGSAGIRVNAVNPGYIRTDMTQIHSDSGDEDRYRQQTAIERVGRPRDVAELVSFLASDRARYISGQTVHIDGGQSAITDSSK comes from the coding sequence ATGAACGAGACACCATCCGAACAGTGGTTCGGCGGTCGAACGGCCATCGTCACCGGTGCGGCTGGCGGGATAGGCCGAGCCTGTACACGCACGCTCGCCGAACGAGGTTGTACGGTGTACGCCTGCGACGTCGCCGACCTCGAGTCACTCGACGAGGTGCCCCCTAACGCGGATAGATCCACCGACGTGACAGAACCGACTGACGCCAGTGGAGCCAGCGAGCGCAGTGGGACCGTTCACCCGCTCGAGGCGGACGTAACCGATCAGCAGGCCCTCGAGAGCGTCGTCGACCGCGCTGACAACGGAACCGGTATCCACGTCCTCGTCAACTGTGCGGGAATCATCGACCGCTCACCGATCGACGACCTCGAGCCCGAAACCTGGTCGAATGTGCTCGAGGTGAACCTCACCGGCACCTACAATGCAATTCGAGCAGCGACACCGGCACTCCGCAACGCGGACGAGCTCGGGAGTGCAATCGTCTCCATCTCGTCGATGCTCTCGACGGTCGGGGCACCGGAACGGGTCGCCTACAGCGCGTCGAAAGGCGGACTCGATTCGATGACTCGAGCGCTGGCTGCCGAACTGGGATCGGCCGGAATCCGGGTCAACGCGGTCAACCCGGGCTATATTCGAACGGATATGACACAGATCCACTCTGATTCGGGGGACGAAGACCGGTACCGGCAACAGACGGCAATCGAGCGAGTTGGCCGCCCACGGGACGTCGCCGAACTGGTGAGCTTTCTCGCCAGCGACCGTGCTCGCTATATCTCGGGCCAGACGGTCCACATCGATGGCGGGCAGTCGGCCATCACCGACTCCTCGAAATAA
- a CDS encoding branched-chain amino acid ABC transporter permease, which yields MSVSISGLLFVTADSVTAFQLSPSFIRPSTFLQLLAFAILLGGIYGLVALGLTMIFGVMDVINFAHGALMVVGMYIVWWLSTAVGLNPFLTIPVAVVALFVLGIAIHRVTIAPIMDAPQENQLIVTFGVLLIIVSAIEITFSADPQSRVLDLGAVGIGGVALPGGQLIALLIAIVAVVIVWAFLQRTQLGRAIRGTADDREAAQYVGINVPRIDYLTFGLGAALAGLAGAVIPFIQQIDPHLGDTYLINAFVIVVLGGLGSFPGALVGGMIIGFVHVFGQFFLPGSGNQIAIFLIFILVLLLKPEGLFGGGS from the coding sequence ATGAGTGTCAGCATCTCCGGTCTGCTGTTCGTCACGGCGGATTCGGTGACAGCCTTCCAGCTGTCGCCGTCTTTTATCCGGCCGTCGACGTTTCTGCAGTTACTCGCGTTCGCGATTTTGCTCGGTGGCATTTACGGGCTGGTCGCGCTCGGGTTGACAATGATTTTCGGCGTGATGGACGTGATCAACTTCGCCCATGGCGCGCTCATGGTCGTCGGTATGTACATCGTCTGGTGGTTGTCGACAGCCGTCGGTCTCAATCCGTTCCTGACGATTCCCGTCGCTGTCGTGGCTTTGTTCGTGCTCGGTATCGCTATCCACCGGGTAACGATTGCACCGATTATGGACGCCCCACAGGAAAACCAACTGATAGTTACGTTCGGTGTGTTGTTGATCATCGTCAGCGCCATCGAAATCACGTTTTCTGCTGATCCGCAATCTCGAGTGTTGGACCTCGGAGCGGTCGGTATTGGCGGGGTCGCGTTACCCGGTGGCCAGCTCATTGCATTGCTAATCGCAATCGTTGCGGTAGTGATCGTCTGGGCGTTCTTACAGCGAACGCAACTGGGCAGAGCGATCCGTGGAACGGCTGACGACCGTGAGGCGGCTCAGTACGTCGGAATCAACGTGCCTCGAATCGACTACCTGACGTTCGGACTCGGTGCAGCGCTGGCCGGATTGGCGGGAGCTGTAATTCCGTTTATTCAGCAAATCGATCCGCATCTCGGGGATACCTATCTGATAAACGCGTTCGTTATCGTCGTCCTCGGGGGACTGGGTTCGTTCCCCGGTGCCCTCGTCGGCGGCATGATAATCGGATTTGTTCACGTGTTCGGTCAGTTCTTCCTCCCGGGATCTGGCAATCAGATTGCGATCTTCCTGATTTTCATCCTGGTGTTGCTGTTAAAACCTGAAGGGCTGTTCGGAGGTGGTTCTTGA
- a CDS encoding MmgE/PrpD family protein → MTLANDIASFTTQLTYDELPADVRDRVGLVVADTFGAIVGGASTEPVHSLSDRYHRTEAGPVPVLGTDVQLPVNRGALCNGIAGVVLELDEGHKMAAGHPSIHVLPAVLAVAERDDLSGEAFVTAFVAGYETAVRIARGCTPLADGYHPHGVWGVVGAAAAVAHATNLDRSQTTNALRMAANHAQHTRFEAALEGATVRDTYAAMNAPAALFAVEQAAAGFTGLEDGISRHLEGITAEGVDPAPVETLGDRWEITNGYFKVHAACRYTHPTLDALEDLLESESIQPDTVSSVTVETYPAAATLTETNPTTRLEAKFSIPFAVATRLINGGSGKDAFEPHAISGRTRELAQRVSVTSTQRFIDALPDSRGARVAVALEDGTEHTRTVTQARGGSERPITEAQLREKFRSLTEPTLGEEKALEAWEVLREPTTVPVSSLTRACRPDT, encoded by the coding sequence ATGACGCTCGCCAACGATATTGCGTCGTTTACGACGCAGCTCACCTACGACGAGTTACCGGCCGACGTGCGTGACCGAGTTGGGCTCGTCGTTGCAGACACGTTTGGCGCGATCGTTGGGGGCGCCTCGACCGAACCAGTCCACAGCCTCAGTGACCGGTATCACCGAACCGAAGCAGGCCCGGTCCCAGTTCTTGGAACCGACGTGCAGCTCCCGGTGAATCGTGGCGCACTCTGTAACGGCATCGCTGGCGTCGTGCTCGAACTCGACGAAGGACACAAAATGGCCGCCGGTCACCCGTCAATTCACGTGCTCCCGGCGGTGCTCGCTGTGGCCGAACGCGACGACCTGTCGGGTGAAGCCTTCGTCACTGCGTTCGTTGCGGGCTACGAAACCGCAGTGAGGATCGCTCGAGGATGTACGCCGCTGGCTGACGGCTATCACCCACACGGCGTCTGGGGCGTCGTCGGAGCGGCGGCCGCCGTCGCTCACGCGACGAATCTCGACCGATCCCAGACGACCAACGCACTCCGTATGGCGGCCAATCACGCCCAACACACAAGATTCGAAGCGGCACTCGAGGGAGCCACCGTCCGGGACACCTACGCCGCGATGAACGCCCCAGCTGCACTCTTTGCCGTCGAACAGGCAGCCGCCGGGTTCACCGGCCTCGAGGACGGCATCAGTCGCCATCTCGAGGGAATCACCGCCGAAGGCGTCGATCCGGCGCCCGTCGAGACGCTCGGCGACCGCTGGGAGATCACCAACGGGTACTTCAAAGTTCACGCTGCCTGTCGGTACACGCATCCGACGCTTGATGCGCTCGAGGACCTACTCGAGAGCGAGTCTATCCAACCGGACACCGTTTCGTCGGTCACCGTCGAAACCTATCCTGCCGCGGCAACGCTGACTGAGACGAATCCGACGACCCGCCTCGAGGCGAAGTTCTCGATCCCGTTTGCCGTCGCCACTCGGCTGATCAACGGTGGTTCGGGTAAAGACGCGTTCGAACCCCACGCAATCTCCGGAAGGACACGGGAACTCGCACAACGGGTTTCGGTTACGAGCACGCAGCGGTTCATCGATGCCCTCCCAGATTCACGAGGGGCTCGAGTGGCGGTCGCACTCGAAGATGGAACAGAACACACACGGACGGTCACACAGGCTCGCGGTGGAAGCGAACGTCCCATCACCGAGGCGCAACTTCGCGAGAAGTTCCGGTCGCTCACCGAACCGACACTCGGCGAGGAAAAGGCTCTCGAGGCCTGGGAGGTACTTCGAGAACCCACGACCGTTCCCGTTTCCTCACTGACTCGAGCGTGTCGTCCGGACACATAA
- a CDS encoding archaea-specific SMC-related protein gives MSTSETTTRPTVTVKNIGGIDSSTVELTDGVNVLTGKNATNRTSFLRSIMAALGSNKASLKGDADEGYVRLTMQGETYERRFERRNGTVVTSGSPYLEDPTLANLFAFLLESNAARQAVTQQRNLRDVIMRPIDVDEIEAQIQTTTAEKRKLDQELERLEETKSTLPSLESRKRSLEDEIEATEDELETARSELEKARTEREPDDEAVDEKLDELQRARNELEETRFQQETERQSIETLEDELEELREDLEELPSSLETDPDALETELEELRERRSSIDAETSKLQSIIQFNEEMLEGTNQEITAALSDEEAASVTDQLVEPDDEVVCWTCGSSVERAQIEATIDRLRSLREEKVHERNQLRQQIDDRKSTIENARSITDRRQRLTKRVDQTETEIDTRTERLETLESQEDTLEERVETLEETVSELETESEDETLDQQKTVTELEFRLERKRDEFADVEADIEDAEDAADRIEAVRDERDAVAERLTELRTRIDRIEEEAVEAFNEHMASVLEVLEYENIERIWIEQTEQNVKQGRRRVEQTVFELHIVRQTEDGQTYEDTIEHLSESEREVTGLVFALAGYLVHDVYETVPFMLLDSLEAIDSNRIARLIDYFSDYADTLVTALLPEDAAALDDEYRRVTSI, from the coding sequence ATGAGCACTTCGGAAACGACGACACGCCCGACGGTAACCGTCAAAAACATCGGCGGTATCGACAGCTCGACGGTCGAACTCACGGACGGCGTCAACGTTCTCACCGGGAAAAACGCAACCAACAGAACGTCTTTCTTGCGGTCAATTATGGCCGCGCTCGGAAGCAACAAGGCTTCGCTCAAAGGCGATGCCGATGAGGGGTACGTCCGATTGACGATGCAGGGCGAAACCTACGAGCGTCGGTTCGAACGGCGAAACGGGACAGTCGTCACCAGCGGGAGCCCGTACCTCGAAGATCCGACACTCGCCAATCTCTTTGCGTTCTTGCTCGAGTCGAACGCCGCCCGCCAGGCGGTTACCCAGCAACGGAACCTGCGTGACGTCATTATGCGTCCGATCGATGTCGACGAAATCGAAGCGCAAATCCAGACGACCACCGCAGAGAAGCGAAAGCTGGACCAGGAACTCGAACGGTTAGAAGAGACGAAATCGACGCTGCCATCGCTCGAATCTCGAAAACGCTCACTCGAAGACGAGATCGAAGCGACCGAAGACGAATTGGAGACGGCCCGCTCCGAACTCGAGAAAGCCCGTACCGAACGAGAACCCGACGACGAGGCGGTCGACGAGAAACTGGACGAACTTCAGCGCGCGCGCAACGAACTCGAGGAAACCCGATTCCAGCAAGAAACCGAGCGACAGAGCATCGAAACCCTGGAAGACGAACTCGAGGAACTCCGGGAAGACCTCGAGGAGCTACCGAGCAGTCTCGAAACCGATCCGGACGCCCTCGAGACCGAACTCGAAGAGTTGCGTGAACGGCGGTCGTCAATCGATGCCGAGACATCGAAACTCCAGAGCATCATCCAGTTCAACGAGGAGATGCTCGAAGGAACGAACCAGGAGATCACAGCTGCCCTCTCCGACGAGGAAGCGGCTTCAGTCACCGACCAGTTAGTCGAACCCGACGACGAAGTGGTCTGCTGGACCTGTGGCTCGTCCGTCGAACGGGCCCAGATCGAGGCGACAATCGATCGGTTACGTTCTCTCCGTGAAGAGAAAGTTCACGAACGAAACCAACTCCGTCAGCAGATCGACGATCGAAAATCGACGATCGAAAACGCGCGCTCGATCACCGACCGCCGCCAGCGGCTAACCAAGCGCGTCGACCAGACGGAAACGGAGATAGACACGCGCACGGAACGGCTCGAAACGCTCGAATCGCAAGAGGACACCCTCGAGGAACGAGTCGAAACCCTCGAGGAAACCGTCAGCGAACTCGAGACCGAAAGCGAGGACGAAACCCTCGATCAACAAAAAACCGTCACGGAACTCGAGTTTCGACTCGAACGAAAACGCGACGAGTTCGCGGACGTCGAAGCCGATATCGAAGATGCAGAAGACGCGGCCGACCGAATCGAAGCCGTTCGCGACGAACGCGATGCGGTCGCCGAACGCCTCACCGAGTTGCGAACGCGTATCGACCGCATCGAAGAAGAGGCCGTCGAGGCGTTCAACGAGCATATGGCCTCCGTGCTCGAGGTACTGGAATACGAAAATATCGAACGGATCTGGATCGAACAGACCGAACAGAACGTGAAACAGGGACGTCGACGCGTCGAGCAGACGGTGTTCGAGCTCCACATCGTTCGCCAGACCGAAGACGGTCAGACCTACGAGGACACCATCGAACACCTGAGCGAAAGCGAGCGAGAGGTGACCGGACTGGTCTTCGCACTCGCCGGCTACCTCGTCCACGACGTGTACGAAACGGTGCCGTTCATGTTGCTCGACTCGCTCGAGGCGATCGATTCGAACCGTATCGCGCGACTCATCGATTACTTCAGCGATTACGCGGACACGCTCGTCACGGCGTTGCTCCCCGAGGACGCGGCCGCGCTCGACGACGAGTACCGGCGCGTGACGTCGATCTGA
- a CDS encoding ABC transporter substrate-binding protein, giving the protein MGTNSKQSERRSFIKYLGAAGAIGLAGCIGDDPDADDGNGNGNGDDDGNGNGNGNGNGADPDVDEVVIGSNHPLSGGLGGTGTRMDNAVKLAAMIKNENGGIESLGGAELEVISGDNQGEQELGGEVTDELIDDGAQILTGCFSSPVTSTATRAAERAGIPFVVSVSVDDAILQETELDYIYRPQPPANQMALNHAEMMTQVIRDAGHSVETAGIYYIDIDFGQSVRDHLREQLPANDVEIVQEVGIDFGETADTQVTQLADADPDVVIAISYEAETVELVRAMDDQDYSPPFLAGCANEALNDRAALQEMGETTEGAFATNFALNPVDDRAAEVRQRFEDEFDQSFDANVAMTYAAAEVIIAGIEAAGSDDPDDINDALTDITVEDHIAAMPPITFGPDGENENALAPLFQVQDLEDRVIFPEEFAESEVQL; this is encoded by the coding sequence ATGGGGACGAATAGCAAGCAGTCTGAGAGACGCTCGTTTATCAAGTACCTCGGTGCAGCAGGTGCAATCGGTCTGGCCGGCTGTATCGGAGACGATCCGGATGCCGACGATGGTAACGGGAACGGCAACGGCGACGACGACGGAAACGGAAACGGTAATGGAAACGGCAACGGTGCTGATCCAGACGTTGACGAAGTCGTGATCGGATCGAACCATCCACTCAGTGGCGGGCTCGGTGGAACGGGAACTCGCATGGACAACGCCGTGAAGCTGGCGGCGATGATCAAAAACGAAAACGGCGGCATCGAATCGCTCGGCGGTGCCGAACTCGAGGTTATCAGCGGCGACAACCAGGGTGAACAGGAACTGGGCGGTGAGGTGACTGACGAACTCATCGACGATGGTGCACAGATACTGACCGGGTGTTTCTCCTCGCCGGTGACGAGTACGGCCACACGGGCGGCCGAACGAGCCGGCATCCCGTTCGTCGTATCGGTGTCCGTCGACGACGCCATCTTGCAGGAAACCGAACTGGACTACATCTACAGGCCACAGCCACCGGCTAACCAGATGGCCCTCAACCACGCGGAGATGATGACACAGGTGATCCGTGATGCGGGGCATTCAGTCGAAACCGCCGGTATCTATTACATCGATATCGACTTTGGCCAGTCGGTTCGAGACCACCTACGTGAGCAGTTGCCTGCAAACGACGTCGAAATCGTGCAGGAAGTTGGTATCGACTTCGGCGAAACCGCCGACACACAGGTGACACAGCTTGCCGATGCAGATCCGGATGTCGTCATTGCTATCTCATACGAAGCTGAAACGGTCGAACTCGTCCGGGCCATGGACGACCAGGACTACTCGCCACCGTTCCTGGCTGGCTGTGCTAACGAGGCGCTCAACGACAGGGCGGCGCTCCAGGAGATGGGCGAGACGACAGAAGGTGCGTTTGCAACGAACTTCGCGCTCAACCCGGTCGATGACCGAGCGGCCGAAGTGCGCCAGCGATTCGAAGACGAATTCGATCAATCGTTCGATGCGAACGTTGCGATGACCTACGCTGCAGCGGAAGTCATTATCGCCGGTATCGAAGCAGCCGGCTCCGATGACCCGGACGACATCAACGACGCACTCACCGACATAACTGTCGAAGACCACATCGCGGCGATGCCGCCGATTACGTTCGGTCCCGATGGTGAAAACGAAAACGCACTGGCACCGCTGTTCCAGGTCCAGGATCTGGAAGACCGTGTCATCTTCCCAGAAGAGTTTGCCGAGAGCGAGGTTCAACTGTAA